A single Lolium perenne isolate Kyuss_39 chromosome 6, Kyuss_2.0, whole genome shotgun sequence DNA region contains:
- the LOC127308046 gene encoding uncharacterized protein: MEMFGVVYSIVQDIAADRSMGSLRGDADTCFSYMSSYEFVFTLCLMKEIFEITELLGQALQKKSQDIVNAIRLVSSTKECLQQLRSDDGYEEFITMVVEFCGKHSVEIPNFEEIYIMRGGRARNQPDQLTKEHYFRVELFRATLDTQLFEINRRFNEKVMDLLSTSATLIPRNKFRGFKASDICEMVKKYYPADFTQQDIYGLQLQLKHFVSDASKDEELKNKSTLISLCQCLVETGRHAVFNLVERLLRLLITLPVSTASAERAFSSMKIIKTRLRNKMEDDYLANSLLVNIEGEILETYSYEDVIEDFKKKNRKADL, translated from the coding sequence atggagatgtttggTGTTGTTTACTCTATTGTCCAAGATATTGCTGCTGATCGATCAATGGGTTCACTTCGTGGAGATGCAGACACTTGTTTCAGCTACATGTCCTCTTATGAGTTCGTATTTACCTTATGTTTGATGAAGGAAATATTTGAGATAACAGAATTGCTTGGCCAAGCTTTACAGAAAAAGTCACAGGACATTGTGAATGCTATTCGTCTAGTGTCTTCAACAAAAGAGTGTCTTCAACAGTTGAGATCAGATGATGGCTATGAAGAATTTATTACCATGGTTGTTGAATTTTGTGGAAAGCATTCCGTTGAGATTCCTAACTTCGAAGAAATTTACATCATGCGGGGTGGTCGTGCACGCAATCAGCCTGATCAGCTCACCAAGGAGCATTACTTTCGTGTGGAACTATTTCGGGCAACATTGGATACTCAACTATTTGAAATAAACCGCAGGTTCAATGAGAAGGTAATGGATCTTTTATCTACTAGTGCTACTTTGATTCCTAGAAACAAATTTAGAGGATTCAAAGCCAGTGATATATGTGAGATGGTGAAAAAGTACTACCCAGCAGATTTCACCCAACAAGATATTTATGGATTGCAACTTCAACTAAAACATTTTGTTTCGGATGCTTCCAAGGATGAAGAGTTGAAAAACAAATCAACCTTAATCAGTCTTTGTCAATGCCTTGTGGAGACAGGAAGACATGCTGTCTTTAATTTGGTTGAAAGGTTACTCCGATTGCTCATTACTCTTCCAGTTTCAACAGCGAGTGCGGAACGTGCCTTTTCTAGTATGAAGATCATCAAAACAAGGTTGCGCAATAAGATGGAAGACGACTATCTTGCAAATAGTCTGTTAGTGAATATAGAGGGTGAAATTTTGGAGACCTACAGCTATGAAGATGTCATTGAAGATTTTAAGAAAAAGAATCGGAAAGCAGATCTGTAG